The window aaaaataaaaaaaagttaaaacagaAAAGATCTAACAAATAACCTAATCATCTAACacttacaaaattttatatagtatCATAACATATACTATACTTTTACATATAATCCACATATAttaaacaaacatatattaataatttaatctctaaaataaaatagataaataCATCCAATTATTTTATCTAAGTACTTCTTGATTAACTTGAATACTCAATACTTAATAGACTTACCGAGTAAAatcgaaatttaaattttagaatattagTTAGCATTTAATTGACTTGCCACTTGAGCGCTAGAGTTTCATTGACACCATGGCCGATGATAATTCTTGGCCGAGAAGACCTATGTCTGTTGTTGGCCCACAAGACCTATATCTATGTTTTTACCGATGATAATTCTTAGCCCACAAGACCTACGTCTATGTTTTTTTGTCGCtccatacatataaaaaaatatataattaataaataaaataatcactcCGTATTAAGAACTAATTCgtaattatattagaattaaCATTAAGTTACATCGAAAATTATATAAGGTATCCGCACAtgtaattgtttttttaataaaatgggAATCATTAGATCTTGTCTTAATATTCATTATTGCTGAGTTTAAATGAGAGTTTAATTGAATGTTCCAAGTTCtatgtacataaatatattttgtgtaaATTAACTAACTACATAAgcatttaatatttatgtacaTGGAATAAATAAATGACCACTAATTCATAAATGTATCTTTATGACcactaataattcataaatatatctggtacaaatgattttttttataaattagtggTCATAAATAAGTGACATGTGtaaattaaaatagatatttattGTATAAATACATTGATTACCGATATTTGATAcctcaaaaaattataatgaatcatatattgataattttgtaataCATGCAACATAAGGGTATAATGGATATTTCACATTCATGTTCTTGAATCATTTTACCCTTTAAACTTTattatatagaagtagattaaAGGAGATGAATTGCTCAACTGTTTTCTAATTAATCATCACTGACATCTAACTTTCTTGGCCGTTTCAATAGGATTTTGGATTATTTGAAAAAACATTAATATCTACTATAtgagattataaatataattatctctAGATTCTGCATAATGTAAAAATTCACTACTGCATTTAATCTTCAAATATTATCTCTAAACTTATGAGAGcataatatatctttatatgtagagGTGCAACACATAGAAGAAGCAGATGTGAGCTGTGTCAAAGTTGGTCTATAATTTTCAAGAGCGATAACTAgtaaagaaatggaaagctTTTCATCTCGGTCATCATTCCCAACAAGTACTCACTCTAACTTTGAGCGGTTGCTTTATTCCCTCACCCCAAAAGTTCCATCAATCCAAATTCCCGAGGTATAATTTCATAaacctttttcaaaactttttttTGGTTGTATGAATCTTTTGACAAATTTAATGTTCTTCATAAGCTAATAGTAAACTTTTTCAAAATAAGTTCAATTTGTTTTCTATATGAGCTAAAAAATTTCATTTGTAACTGTTTCATGTAATTCTTTGCAGCTATGTGATCTATCTTTAGTTGATACATGTATTCATTTCTTTTTACCTGTATAATCTAATGCTGTGTTCActtgaataaaatgaaattgaGGAAAAATGTAATTTGTAAGGTAAATTGGGGGTAAATAGAgaaaatatttatgatcttcATCCTTCAATCATTACATTCCAAACTACTTGAATTAGAAATTTAACCCATTTGTTTTGGAATGAATGCTCATTCCACTTCAACATCGTATTTTcgtacaatttgttttcaaagaAATATTAGACTCGCTCATACTTAGCATTATTTTCTCATACTCATTTTTcctccataatttttttaatataatttttcatttcattctctcctcattccattccatatAAGTGAACGCAATCTAACGTTATTTAATCAAATTGGCTACTAACATGGGTATAAAATGACACATGTCGTATGCTTATTGGTTataacttaattaattaataataataatgtaccCCGTGTATGCATTACACCCCAGTCGAATCATTCCAAATTGTCATGTCACCGACTCACCGGTCATGTGACTTTTGTAACAGATTTTGTATCTAATTTGGTACTTGTAACAATACTTTTCCAAGATTTTAAAACACTGAAAGTTTTATAGGTCAATTTTAACGTAAAAGGTTAATAATTAAAGATTCGAGATGGAATATcacatttttcaaatatatattgtaaacGTAAATGTATCTGTCGTCTGATTATTTGGAAAGATTATCGTATCTTATTTTACATGTATGATTTAGTTTCACACTATGTATGTTTTTAGGAGATCCGTTTGCATTTCCGGTATATATGATATTCTAGTAAAAAAGATATtccaatttttcttaaaaacggttatcatgtatatatatacatgtgatCCTACCCCAATGAACATGAGTAAAATAGTTATCATATAGAAACCGATGCTATTAAGAATAGAAAGTTATGAACAGGCCCAAGCGCCTATCTACCGGCCCAATTTAGGCCGACATCAGAGTCTATCCCGTTTCACAATCCTCCATGTTGTTCTTAATTATCCGGCCCAATCTAGGCCGACATCAGAGTCTATCTCGTTTCACAATCCTGCATGTTGTTCTTAATAATCCTCATCTCGAATTTTTATCGGATAGAAATAGAAAAAATACACATGTTtatctataataatatatgttaatgtgccttaatatattaattaattaaattattatttaggaaataagaatattatcaatatAAGGACCCATTATAGTAatttgggtaatccacaagcccatcACAGATCCCAAAAGATAATCATTTGGTGCAATTGATAGTCTTATGcttatatatacttgtatattgaactaaagtctccactgGGGTGTTACATATGTATAATTGATATGTATAAGAATGCTTTGCACACTTTTTATTACTAACtttgctcttttttttttttgttttccattAGAGCTGCATCGAGAAGTTCAATATAATGTGGAACGACCCTACTCAAAAGCCAATCACCAAATATTTCACTCTCCGTGATCTCTGGCTGTCTTTTGAGAAATGGAGTGCATACGGTGCAAAGACAAAAGTAATAGTTAACAGGGAGGAGGTTGATCAGTTTTTCGTTCCGTCCCTGTCTGCAATTCAGATATTCACAAACAAGCCTTATGAAAGTGTAAGGTACAATACAATAGATATCTGTGGTTTTAACTTTGTCATTCTGTACTAATTGTTATATGTTAGACATCTACGATATCATGCCGATTAAGTTAACTTACTGTTTTGTATTCTACCAGAAATCGAGGAAATGAAATATCTTTCTCAAGTCTGTATTCCAACCAAATGGATATATCACTCCAATGTGATGACTACTATCTAAAACCTTACTTTGAGTTTGCTGAGAAAGTGTCTCCCTACAAGAGGATTCCCCTCTTTGACACTGTAAGGATTCGTACATGGTTTCACATTCTAAGCCGGTTAAGTCATGATCATGTTTCTAATTATAATGAAACCATTGTGTACAAATGAATTTGATGCAGGTAAAGAATCTTTCGAAGTCAAATCCAGGCCTTCAGACTTTAACAAGTATTGATTTGACCCCTTCAAGCTGGATGTGTGTCGCCTGGTTTGTATTCCCTACTGCAAAATTATTTTcatgttcatttttttttacgtTGAACTGGTTTGACTTGACCGAAGGCTCTCTgatatatatttagtttgctGATACCACCCTTCTGTCCAATTAATAAGTATTTTGCTTTGGTTAAGAATTTAGATATATAGCCGTGATAAATTAAGATTGCAGCAGTTCTGAATATTGTCAGTTCTATCATTTTATGAATTGTATTGCAATAATTATACATGATTTGTTGTTGATTTTCCAGTTTTTGTTGTTGTGTTTTTTAAGGTACCCTGTCTGTCATATCCCAAATATCGGGATACCTTTCAAGGACTTTGAGGCTGCCTTTCTGACATTTCATTCCATATCCTCATTCTACCAGGGTAAATACTGTACATATATATCTGACCATATTTTTATCCATATCATGTGTCCTCAGATATGTCACTGCAGACGCTTAATTAACGTCTTCACAGCATATCAATATTGACATGAACCTTGTGCTATTCAGATTTTCCCGAGGAAGATGTTCAAATGGGTTGCAATAAACGCAGCCCATCAATTTCTCTACCACCATTTGGGTGTGTGACGTACAAAGTGGAAGGGAACATCTGGCTGAATCATGGGGATTTAGACTTTGGGAGATTGTATCATCTTAATAAGGCTGCTGATTTGTGGATTAATCAGCTTGGTTTCGAGCACCATGATTTCAGATTTTTCACAAGGCAATGTAGTCATCATCTTGTCTCTGCGGAGCCCAATGCAGAGCCCTCTGCCGAGAACAATTATTCCTTTCATCGGTTTCTCTGATCTCTTCCCTGCACGGGAAGGCAGCTAAATGACGTCATGTTacaaaaaaattactttatttCATAAGGCATACTACTGCCTGGTCTTGGTTTTTCAACTcttgttttaataaataactgtTCGAAGTTTTGAAATTTGAGTTGTGATAAATCAATGATGGTATAAGTGATTATAGATTTGCACTAATTATAACAGAGTATCTTATATAGAGTACTAAGACCCACATGTTACCTTTATACTTGATTATGTGTAACAATATTTCATATGCAAAACATATTGCATGAATATTATTCTCAATAAATTGATGCTCTTTTGACCGGTCTTTCTGTAAGCAAAATTTATCATCCCACCTATACTGTCGAACCTTCTAAAAACTCCAGAAACTCCCTATCttgaaaatgcctctttgctaCTATTTTGACTCTTTGCCATTGTTTTGACTCTTTGCCATTCACCTAGCTGACTAATACATCAACTTCCTCCTCATAAAGATCACAACATTGATATTTGTGATTGCTCATGTATCTTCTACCTCTTAGATTTTTTATCAGGTTGAGTATCAATAAGTTTGAGAGGCGTCCGAGCTCTCTCGTTATCTTGAGACTCGTCTAATTATTCAAGATAGCCATGTTTGCTCCTAGTTGCAAATAATACTTCACTTGAAAAGAATTCTGGGAGTCAATCACTTTCATGACATTTTTATGAGTGACGACCACATTAGCTTGAACAATAATGAGATTCTAGATTGGTCTGAGAGGTTTTAAGTTTATCGATGCCCTGGCAGAGAGCTTGAAATCGATTGGAGTCTATAGACATTGATGAACCTTTAGCAAATgaggaaaaaataatttcattccCGAGTTTCAATAAGACTGATATAAGACTAAAAGCTCTTGAAATTTCACATCAAGCTTTGTAAAACATTTTATGAGTAGACTTAAACTCTGAATCGTGTACATTTGGTTTTCGGACTTCCTTGTATAGAGCCTTGAAGTCCTCTAATCGATTTTTGACCTCTTTCTTCATAAAATCAAGTGTGGATTTTTAAAACCAAGTGTAAGATTGTCGATTAACAAAATTAGTGCATTTGGACCACTAAATTTAGAAgtagattttatatttttccttaagggactcaaaatttgaccttcttttatatatatatatatatatatatatatatatatatatatgtgtgtgtgtgtgtgtatatatatatatatatatgtgtgtatatatatatatatatatatatatatatatatatatatggggagggttctggtacaaacttacaaactttttttgttcaacacatatataactcgagttcaacatttttttaagatattttgttgaacatcgatcaaaattgtgttggagaagtacataaactaatttttcaatgtaagaactaagttaaacgtattatataaccgATATTtatctagaccctacccaaactccagaagtatagtttaagcatctctataaatatattcaacacaatgataatgtatgttctacacccaatgttgaaccccagttacaaataaaaatcgtgatatttttttaataattttcaacatagatACTGTCTATAGATAAGGATTAACAggttgggagaataaaaaaaattcaaaaaaaaaagtttgtaagtttgtaacttaaaaaagtttttatttgatcctatccctatatatatatatatatatatatatatatatatatatatatatatatatatatatatatatatatatatatatatatagtaacacttcatagcataccctcttatatggagttacgtagcacaccattataaatatatacataatatatattctattatatattttatgaaatataattacaaattttgattattaaaccgaaaatgaagttatacaatttttttattccaaagatcatctaaaattatgcaatatctcaacatgattctataacacaataataatcattcagaattattctgttgtagaatcagtttcaaaaatatacttttttcaatcaaattttaagtgttaaattacttaaaatagatttattttatagtattctatattagaatcacgttttatatgtattctataacagaatttataataaaattgatgatttatagtggcgcactatgtaactccatataaggagtccctctctagaatgttggcctatatatatatatatatatacatatacatatatacatatatatatatatatatatatagtagtacTCCAATAAAAACCctcttattctacaaactaaaaactcaGCTGCAATATCCCTAAATTCTACACACTATATCACTAAATCTTTtaaccccacctccacctccatcttctccGGCTACGCCTCCACTTCGAGCAACATCATGTCCGCCGTTCCCTCAACATTTGTCGCCTCCTGCCGTCCCGTTTATGTCCACCATCCCTCCATTCCTCCTCCACCGTCTCTACCTCCAACGTCCGCCCCTCCTCCACCTCTTCCACCACCTTCATCTCGACCTCAGCCGTCATCACCTCCACCTCGACATTTCTACCATCACCACCTTCGTCCGCGCACTATCTCAACCCCTACCTCCGCCATAACTCCACCTCGACCTCTACCTCCACCATCTCAACCCCCACCCCTGCATCCTCCACGCCCCGCCCCCTCTATGTACGTCCACCAGCTCTATCTCCACCACCGCCATCACCATCAGAATCAATAAACAAGAACAAATCTATAAGTTGGCATCAAGTTCTGGAGTTTTTTatgaatatcactaatttctacatCGAATTTcactaatttctaaagcgaatatcactaaaatgtatatctAATATCACTAAATAGTATATCTAATATCACTAAATAGTAGGTGGTTGAggtggtgatgatgatgatgaaaacGGAAACAATGACATGGGTAGCAAGTGGTGGCAGGAGTGTGTGGGCAGAGATGTGGTAATAAAGGCGGAGGGAGAGGGGAGAGAGATGAAGTGGGGTTGATGAAGGAGATAAGGTGGAGTTGTTGGGTAGTGTAAAAGAAGAGTTTGTATTTAGAGGAtgttttgtatttgatcatgagcgcgcgcgcacacacacatatatatatatatggaagtGCTCAAGTACAAACTAATTAAGTTAGTGTACAAATTACAAACTTGATATAGGCCCTTGGATGAATCTAATccaatggccccgcaggggcaaccaCACACCAGTTAATATACACCCTGTCACACATGATCCACATAATCtcctccgtttttaatttgattttcccgttaatcggtgaactttttttgaaatccgacttcactgtatttttgttcatctcgcaacgatcaatttccataccatatgtgctatatttcgatttgatttagagactttttaattttagtttgtacGCCAAGAAGATTTGTACCAGAGTGTATaggatcaaataattttttttttaacttacaaacttataaaaaattttttttgaattttttttattctcccatcgtgttaatccttagttatagaatgtatacatgttgaaaattcttgaaaaaacatcacaatttttaaagataacgcataaataaatcgtgcattcaacacattttaactggggttcaacatcgggtgtggAACACTAATTATAactgtgttgaatatatctataaagatgcttaaactataacTCTACGGTTTGGGtagagtctagaaatataaatattagttatataatacgtttaacttagttcttacattgaaaaatcaGTTTATGCACTTCTCCAACACatttttaatcgatgttcaacaaaatatgttaaaaaaatgttgaactcaaattatatatgtgttgaacacataaaatttgtaagtttctaccagaacccacccctatatatatatatatatatatatatatataaggaagGGTTATATGCAGTCCACTGTTAAATTGAACTTTGGAGTTTCATTCTTCAAATCAGACAATATATATAAGGTATGTCTACTGTGTGCCCATGgccacatgctaagcactaacatttataaaattggagggttttgattggtgtggttgttgtaagagggtccaccattattaaagaaggtaagccaatagaaaccatccaaattcataaattttggtgcttagtgtgtgcccatgggcacaccatagaaaaacctatatatatatatatatatatatatatatatatatatatatataaaaccctatatatatagggatgtgatcaaataaaaacttttttaagttatatatatatatatatatatatatatatatatatatatatatatatatatatatatatatagggataggatcaaataaaaacttttttaagttacaaacttacaattttttatatttttccatggtgttaatctttagttataaaaagtatccatgttgaaaattcttgaaaaaacatcacaatttttaaaaataacgcataaataaattgtACATTCAACATATTAATTAccggggttcaacatcgggtgtagaacactaattatcattgtgttgaatatatctaaaagatgtttaaactatacctctcaggtttgggtagggtctagaaacataaatattagttatataacacgtttaccttagttcttacatttaaaaattagtttatgtatgTGTTGAACAcagaaagtttgtaagtttgtaagtttgtaccagaactcacccctatatatatatatatatatatatatatatatatatatatatatagtataaaagtgcccattttaatttttttttctacaaTATCTTAAACATATACGACAACCTGAGGATATGTTATACAAAGTAATCAACTAGTACAATAAGTAATTTTAATAATCACATATACACTATATTCTGCAACATAACTAATAAGCAAAACAATTATCTTAATGATTATTAAAGTTGAAGGAtcttaatgattaattgatagtGATGTATAaaattacttataaatgataaattatatatactttttgataatcaaatatatcatttatgagtaaattaaaaaattaagactAGTTGtggcaaaaataaaaaaattaaaaaaaattaagaccaATACTCCAAAACTCCAACTTAAATGTGGACTCCATAGAACATAgcgcacacatatatattataaattcttttataaaCAATCATCTCTCATTCttcatatatcattatattgtttCTTTGCTAACCACCTCCGCCCCAATATCTCCCCAACCCTATCTTTCTTTGCTACCGCGCCGCTTCACCCCTCTCTGTGTCAAAATACAAAAACACGATACAATTTTTGAAACATAGAATTCATGTGCAATTGCAacaaatttatcaatatttcCGTGTCTTAATCAACGAGAGTTTGTAAATTTTGGTCGATTGTCGATTTTCTTAgagttttgaaacttttttcCATATTGTTGTTCTATTTGTTATTTTTGCCTAATTTGTATGATATCTTCTACCATGATTACGGAAAGCTTAGGATTCGGAACTTGCGTGATTCCGATTTCGACAAGTAAGCATCTAAaccattttataatatttacacACACTCAgtttaaatatttcattttgatttgagtaaaataaattagactcaaattttttagttgattttttggTACACATGAACACTTTGAATTCAAATTGAAATTGAGCTAAGTTTTAATTGGAATGTCTTTGTATATAGTTTTTTTAATCTTTAGTTGTGATTTGGATTTAGGgtagttttttttaatctttagtTGTGATTTGGATTTAGGGTCTATTAGGGTTTGGGTTATGATTCAATAGTGTATTTTCAACCTGATTTGTTCCAAATTTTTGCTTTGTATGAAGATTTTTAATTCTAATCTTAAGATTATTATACAATCCATTTCGGAAATAACATTTATTGACAAAAAATCATTTCCCAAATGCACTtcgattatttttatttcatgtttcatatactaaaagtacaatattatattaattttatgtaataaagtttgtttatgttttttttgcaggaaacaatgaagaaaatgctccattaAATTAGCGCACAACTTGCACGACTCCcggtattaatttaatttagcaCTACTTAGTACTTACTGAAAATGTTGTTattcatttatataatatatatgatacacaaataataattaagattgatagataaatataattttgtgagtTATGtggataaataatataatattattttgaatttaacaaaataaaaaaaataccatttatattttatctattttaccAACAAGTCTCGAGATGGCAATGACGTCCACGTGGCTCCAGATGGCAGTGTAGGCCCAGAGCAGCGACTATCTTCAATCTGCAAAACCGATCGAATTGCCGATCAGTTTTCGTCCTTAAACCCGACCAATTCTTCATAACCGACCACCATTTCCGGTCGGTTTTAGTTGTAAAACCGACCGTTTTTCTTCTTAACCGACTGTTTTTGACGGTcggttttttcctttttttttagtGCTCCATACTTTTGTGGAGATACTTCCTTCAAAGAAATCTAATATCCGTTGCAGTAGTGACCGTCTATAGTTTCTCAATACTTGTATATAGCTTTCACTTTTAAGCACCACTATTTAATTCATGCAATATGCAATGATAACACTGTATCACCAGTTAGACGTTGTCTTTCCACTTCCGTTCAATTTAGTAATTTCACTTAGAGGATGAAGAATAAGGAATATGAGAGGAGACTCTGAGGACAAGTTGGGAGGAAAAAAGAACAAAGATAAAGAAGTTCTCTCGTATTGTGTCCTCCATAattaacactttaaaaaaaacacaaaacactATCAAAAGActtcatttttcttaaaaactgatttattaagattttaattacatagttaaTTAAGCACCAAACttcatatatgaaatctaacatccaaactcatccaaattattaaatagaaacacacacacacacacatatatatatatatatatatatatatatatatatatatatatattgcatcattaattttaaacagaatcatgttatttttattccatatttattgttaaacatgttagatactctaactattaataataaaaagttaattagcttaaaattagattgtaattcaagttttaaatgaaattctatattcaattaaaaaatgTTCTTCTTCTAATTAGGGTGTTCTTGTAACTATCTCCAAATTTGAAAGTtcttttattgattaaaattattcGTAATCATTATTTTCATCTATTGAATAGAGAACTGCATCAAAAAAGTTCTAACATTAGAATGGAACACTTCGGAGAAGCCTGTTAAGGAATATTTGAGGCTTAATTAGAGATATATGGAAATGTTTCGAAGAATGGAGTGCCTATGGTCGAGGAACCGAAGTGATACTAAACAATAGGGAGAAGGTCTGGCACTATTTTCAGGTATTCTACATGTGTTTTGTCATCATACATATCATGATCCCATCATGAGTAGAATGCTTGTTGAACAATATACGTAAGCTATTTACACCGTCTCAATACTTAAAAATGTGCTACGTTTACTCATATCACTAGTTTTGTGTTCACACTTATGTTTTGTaaacaacatatataatttcctcatattaataattttgtgtTCACACTTATGTGTTGTATATATTTGATCTTAAGGGCAATAAGTGACATGTCATGTGTTACTTTATTATCTACCCGAATTATAATCAATACTTTCATTAGGTGTACATAACTTCCATCATATGAGCTCTATTAACCCTTTTTTCGAAAAAT of the Daucus carota subsp. sativus chromosome 4, DH1 v3.0, whole genome shotgun sequence genome contains:
- the LOC135152040 gene encoding uncharacterized protein LOC135152040 is translated as MDISLQCDDYYLKPYFEFAEKVSPYKRIPLFDTVKNLSKSNPGLQTLTSIDLTPSSWMCVAWYPVCHIPNIGIPFKDFEAAFLTFHSISSFYQDFPEEDVQMGCNKRSPSISLPPFGCVTYKVEGNIWLNHGDLDFGRLYHLNKAADLWINQLGFEHHDFRFFTRQCSHHLVSAEPNAEPSAENNYSFHRFL